In Rhizobium gallicum bv. gallicum R602sp, the following proteins share a genomic window:
- a CDS encoding adenylate/guanylate cyclase domain-containing protein: MEQRLAAIMAADMAGYSRLMEIDEAGTLARLKTHRIELMDPAIAKNKGRIIKTTGDGMLVEFLSVSDAVKCAVEIQQRMKRRNSDVPQDRRIEFRIGINLGDIIFDDQDIFGDGVNIASRIEQLADVGGVCITAAVATQIVDRLEVTIEDLGEKTLKNISRPVHLFRVGLEVAALPGQTDDLDAKRSVAKPSIVVLPFINMSGDPDQEFFADGLTEDIITELSRRHELFVISRNSSFVYKNHAVNVREVAEKLGAQYLVEGSVRKIGDRVRVTVQLIDAVNDAHIWADKYDRKLDDIFAIQDEVTGAIVATLPGRVEAAQRDRLGRTKPANMAAYECALAAKVLHHRSTPQDNRQAQLLIDRAVKLDAGYAHAHAWRACILGQAWVNGWCEDKDAVWNEIVAALDRALALDDNDADVHRILAAVNVNNNALTTARYHQERALSLNPNYDLVVVQQGELLTWLGRPEEGLEWIRRAMRLNPHHPERFWSHLGKSHFAAHQYGEAIEAFMHLSVMDYVQHAFVAACYGWLGDEIAAAGHLEKVRVLAPQFDIDAFLATMHYAQESDAQHLREGLVKAEESHHAARPKAI, translated from the coding sequence ATGGAACAGAGACTAGCCGCGATCATGGCAGCCGACATGGCAGGCTACAGCCGGCTGATGGAGATCGATGAAGCAGGCACGCTTGCCCGCCTGAAAACCCACCGAATTGAGTTGATGGACCCCGCGATTGCCAAAAACAAGGGTCGCATCATCAAGACGACGGGGGACGGCATGCTTGTCGAATTCCTAAGTGTCTCCGATGCAGTGAAGTGCGCCGTGGAGATACAGCAGCGCATGAAGCGGCGCAATTCGGACGTGCCGCAGGATCGGCGGATCGAATTCAGGATCGGGATCAATCTCGGCGACATTATTTTTGACGATCAGGATATTTTCGGCGACGGTGTGAATATTGCTTCCCGCATCGAGCAGTTGGCCGACGTCGGCGGCGTCTGCATCACGGCGGCAGTGGCGACACAAATAGTCGACCGGCTTGAAGTCACGATCGAGGATTTGGGAGAGAAGACGCTCAAGAATATAAGCCGACCGGTTCATCTCTTTCGTGTCGGGCTCGAAGTGGCCGCCCTGCCCGGTCAAACGGATGACCTGGATGCGAAACGATCTGTCGCGAAACCTTCGATCGTTGTGCTGCCATTCATCAACATGAGCGGCGACCCCGATCAGGAATTCTTCGCCGACGGCCTGACAGAGGACATCATTACTGAACTATCCCGCCGTCACGAACTGTTCGTCATTTCGCGAAATTCGAGCTTTGTCTATAAAAACCACGCCGTAAACGTACGGGAAGTCGCCGAAAAGCTCGGGGCGCAGTACTTGGTGGAGGGAAGCGTCCGCAAGATTGGCGACAGGGTGCGGGTGACCGTCCAGCTCATCGACGCAGTCAACGATGCTCATATTTGGGCAGACAAATACGATAGGAAGCTTGACGACATATTCGCGATACAGGACGAGGTAACCGGAGCGATAGTGGCCACTTTACCTGGTCGCGTCGAAGCAGCCCAGCGCGACCGGCTCGGGCGAACAAAACCGGCCAATATGGCCGCATACGAGTGCGCGCTCGCCGCCAAGGTACTGCACCACAGAAGCACACCGCAGGACAACCGACAGGCGCAGCTGCTCATAGACCGTGCGGTCAAGCTTGACGCGGGTTATGCCCACGCCCATGCGTGGCGCGCATGCATTCTGGGCCAAGCTTGGGTCAACGGCTGGTGCGAAGACAAGGATGCCGTGTGGAATGAGATCGTTGCCGCGTTGGATCGGGCGCTGGCGCTGGATGACAACGACGCCGACGTCCATCGAATTTTGGCTGCGGTGAATGTAAACAACAATGCCCTCACCACAGCGCGGTATCACCAGGAGCGCGCCCTTTCCCTCAATCCTAATTACGACCTGGTCGTGGTTCAGCAAGGAGAGCTGTTGACGTGGCTAGGGCGACCTGAAGAGGGGCTGGAATGGATCCGTCGGGCAATGCGGCTCAATCCCCATCACCCCGAGCGGTTTTGGAGCCATCTTGGGAAATCGCATTTTGCTGCCCATCAGTACGGCGAGGCGATCGAAGCATTCATGCATCTGTCAGTCATGGACTACGTCCAGCACGCGTTTGTCGCCGCATGCTACGGTTGGCTTGGTGATGAGATCGCCGCGGCAGGTCATCTGGAAAAAGTTAGGGTACTTGCCCCACAATTTGACATCGACGCTTTTCTTGCAACGATGCACTACGCTCAGGAATCCGATGCCCAACACCTTCGCGAAGGCCTCGTCAAGGCGGAAGAAAGCCACCACGCCGCGCGACCAAAGGCAATTTGA
- a CDS encoding LacI family DNA-binding transcriptional regulator, with translation MSSKIFVSADEVAKRAGVSRSAVSRAFTPGASVSAETRRKVMEAADALGYHVNHLARGLMRNESGIVCLIASEVATPYRSALLRELTQQLQSVGKVAMLVNTDRSDGSVDRALSQAIRYRADASIILSGLPDKSITQLCLRNGQRLVLINRDDDQPGPLRINLDDHEAAGRVVTAFLRAGCRRLAFANSEAGTPSLMAREHGFVAAAKTFGLDIMVERYGWTGYEAGQILAQRMLTRKDRPDAVFCATDLLACGFMDAARHQFSVAIPDQLCIVGFDDIEQASWSSYQLTTFAQPVQAIARQAVAWLGKDAESRSESQSLRLHAELVWRGSVRGA, from the coding sequence GTGTCGTCCAAGATTTTTGTCAGCGCTGACGAAGTCGCCAAAAGAGCAGGGGTGTCGCGCTCGGCTGTTTCGCGGGCTTTCACGCCCGGCGCGAGCGTATCGGCTGAAACAAGGCGCAAGGTAATGGAAGCCGCCGACGCGCTCGGCTATCACGTCAACCATCTGGCGCGCGGATTGATGCGCAACGAAAGCGGCATCGTCTGTCTGATCGCTTCAGAGGTCGCCACACCCTATCGCTCGGCGCTGCTGCGGGAATTGACTCAGCAGCTGCAGAGCGTCGGCAAGGTTGCGATGCTCGTGAACACGGACAGGTCGGACGGGAGTGTAGATCGGGCTTTGAGCCAAGCCATTCGGTACCGTGCCGATGCTTCAATCATTCTGTCCGGTTTGCCGGATAAGTCGATTACGCAGCTTTGCCTGAGAAACGGACAAAGGCTCGTCCTGATTAATCGCGACGATGATCAGCCTGGTCCGCTTCGCATCAACCTTGATGATCATGAAGCAGCGGGACGAGTGGTAACAGCCTTTCTTCGCGCCGGCTGCCGCAGGCTTGCGTTCGCGAACTCCGAAGCAGGCACGCCTAGCCTCATGGCGCGCGAACACGGTTTCGTTGCCGCTGCCAAAACCTTCGGCTTGGACATCATGGTTGAGCGTTACGGCTGGACGGGCTACGAGGCTGGCCAAATCCTGGCGCAGCGCATGTTGACCAGAAAGGACCGCCCGGACGCCGTATTTTGCGCCACTGATCTTCTTGCCTGTGGTTTCATGGACGCAGCTCGCCATCAGTTTTCCGTGGCGATTCCAGATCAGCTTTGCATTGTCGGATTTGATGATATCGAGCAGGCGTCCTGGTCTTCCTACCAGTTGACGACGTTCGCGCAACCCGTACAGGCGATTGCCAGGCAAGCTGTCGCTTGGCTTGGAAAAGATGCCGAAAGTCGGTCTGAAAGCCAGTCCCTGAGGTTGCATGCCGAACTGGTTTGGCGCGGATCGGTCAGAGGAGCCTGA
- a CDS encoding ABC transporter ATP-binding protein — protein MSVNKPGSVVFENVRKTFGAFTAISDLSLTIEPGTLVTLLGPSGCGKTTTLRMLAGLELPSAGRILIGGKDVTMLPANERDVSMVFQSYALFPHMTALDNVAYGLESSGLKRKEARERAEDGLTLVGLSGMGQRLPAELSGGQQQRVAVARALVLEPQVLLLDEPLSNLDARLRRRVRTEIRDLQQRLGFTAVYVTHDQDEALAVSDQIIVMKDGEVAQKGAPRDLYDQPVSAFIADFMGEANVVACDVVGTEGGEATINVEGHLHRVPGRNVRPGPAQLAVRPNAITLSARNGGAFNGQITHAAYLGDRVEYEVKTSNGTLFVVDPAVERALQPLTEVEISFKDRGIAIIGG, from the coding sequence ATGAGCGTCAACAAACCCGGTTCCGTCGTCTTCGAGAACGTCCGCAAGACCTTCGGCGCCTTCACCGCCATATCCGACCTGTCGCTGACAATCGAGCCCGGCACGCTGGTAACGCTGCTCGGTCCTTCGGGTTGCGGAAAGACGACGACGCTGCGCATGCTGGCAGGTCTTGAACTTCCTTCGGCGGGCCGCATCCTTATCGGCGGCAAGGATGTGACGATGCTTCCGGCCAATGAGCGCGATGTCTCGATGGTTTTCCAGTCCTATGCGCTCTTTCCGCACATGACGGCACTCGACAACGTCGCTTATGGCCTCGAATCCTCGGGGTTGAAGCGCAAGGAGGCCCGCGAGCGCGCCGAAGACGGTCTGACGCTCGTCGGTCTTTCCGGGATGGGCCAGCGCCTGCCTGCCGAACTCTCCGGAGGTCAGCAGCAGCGTGTTGCCGTTGCCCGCGCGCTGGTGCTCGAACCGCAGGTGCTGCTCCTCGACGAGCCGCTGTCGAACCTCGATGCCCGGCTTCGCCGCCGGGTGAGAACGGAGATCCGCGATTTGCAGCAGCGGCTCGGCTTCACCGCCGTCTACGTTACCCACGACCAGGACGAGGCGCTTGCCGTCTCCGACCAGATCATCGTCATGAAGGACGGTGAAGTCGCCCAGAAGGGCGCGCCGCGCGACCTCTACGATCAGCCGGTATCGGCATTCATCGCAGATTTCATGGGCGAGGCAAATGTCGTGGCCTGTGATGTTGTTGGCACCGAAGGCGGAGAAGCCACGATCAACGTCGAAGGTCACTTGCATCGCGTCCCCGGCCGCAATGTCCGCCCCGGACCGGCTCAGCTCGCGGTGCGCCCGAACGCCATTACGCTGTCGGCGCGAAACGGCGGCGCCTTCAACGGACAGATCACGCATGCAGCCTATCTCGGCGACCGCGTGGAATACGAAGTGAAAACGAGCAACGGCACGCTTTTCGTCGTCGATCCTGCGGTCGAAAGAGCACTTCAGCCTTTGACGGAGGTTGAGATCAGCTTCAAGGATCGCGGGATTGCCATCATCGGCGGCTGA
- a CDS encoding inositol monophosphatase family protein — MTSHASNLEARLALAEAVAREGGAMALDYFKRRETLVIETKRDPQDVVSIADREVENLIRGRFNEAYPDDGVLGEEYGLEAGTSGFTWVVDPIDGTSPFINGMPNWCISIALLHEGVPVVGVICAPCHDELYAAALGLGATLNGKTLRLDPTRTIRNSVTGIGSNNYVTPAFVGKMVESLLAAGGNFIRNGSGALMLAYVAAGRLVGYYEPYMHAWDCLAGYCLVKEAGGWYQSFPTEGEGLTKGAPVLAAAPGAIKDLRQVAGL; from the coding sequence ATGACATCGCATGCATCAAATCTCGAAGCCCGGCTCGCGCTTGCCGAAGCCGTAGCCCGCGAAGGGGGCGCTATGGCGCTTGATTACTTCAAGCGCCGCGAGACGCTGGTGATTGAAACCAAGCGCGATCCGCAAGATGTCGTTTCGATCGCCGACCGGGAGGTCGAAAATCTGATCCGCGGACGCTTCAACGAAGCCTATCCAGACGACGGCGTACTCGGTGAAGAATATGGGCTCGAAGCCGGCACGTCGGGCTTCACTTGGGTCGTCGATCCAATCGATGGCACCAGCCCCTTTATCAACGGCATGCCGAACTGGTGCATTTCGATTGCCTTGTTGCATGAAGGCGTTCCTGTCGTGGGTGTTATCTGCGCTCCGTGCCACGACGAGCTTTATGCGGCTGCACTGGGGCTTGGCGCAACATTGAACGGCAAGACGCTTCGGCTCGATCCCACGCGCACCATCCGCAACAGCGTAACGGGCATCGGTTCGAACAACTACGTAACGCCAGCTTTCGTGGGCAAGATGGTTGAAAGCCTGCTCGCTGCGGGCGGCAACTTTATCCGAAACGGCTCGGGCGCCCTGATGCTCGCCTATGTCGCGGCTGGCCGTCTGGTCGGCTATTACGAACCTTACATGCACGCCTGGGACTGCCTGGCAGGCTATTGTCTGGTGAAGGAAGCCGGCGGCTGGTATCAATCCTTCCCCACGGAGGGCGAAGGGCTGACGAAAGGGGCGCCGGTGCTTGCCGCCGCCCCCGGAGCTATCAAGGATCTGCGACAGGTGGCAGGCTTATGA
- a CDS encoding helix-turn-helix domain-containing protein — protein MQTGSISSALEGVGAKLLRQVDLGGGLTIAQWRNFANSRLSYRDPGHHTVSLYLDGTVRRMDGGQMGIGSSGALCLLPADGDSAWHVLRDVYFCHIYISQGRFQRLAGEVFDRDSRTLTLPDLSFFSDGFIADIINGAILPNDWSESANRLLLAQAADLILLEVLRKNGPVRSSSLVLQGGLSPHVLKRIIQLIDADLAGDLSLDRLAAEAGLSSYHFARMFKLTTGQTPHRFVHERRLAVAYEIVRAGKVSITEVAAACGFSTPAHFAASFKAKFGTSPSAIRV, from the coding sequence ATGCAAACGGGATCGATTTCATCCGCTTTGGAAGGTGTAGGCGCCAAGCTGCTGCGACAGGTTGATCTCGGCGGTGGCCTGACGATTGCGCAATGGCGAAACTTCGCCAACAGCCGCCTTTCATATCGCGATCCCGGGCATCACACCGTCAGCCTTTATCTCGATGGTACCGTGCGCCGCATGGACGGCGGACAGATGGGGATAGGCTCGTCCGGAGCGCTCTGTCTGCTGCCGGCAGATGGTGACAGCGCCTGGCATGTACTCCGCGACGTCTATTTCTGTCACATCTACATCTCTCAGGGCCGGTTCCAACGGCTGGCCGGCGAGGTCTTCGATCGCGACAGCCGGACGTTGACGCTTCCCGACCTGAGTTTCTTTTCGGACGGCTTCATTGCGGACATCATCAACGGGGCGATCCTGCCGAACGACTGGTCGGAAAGCGCCAATCGCCTTTTGCTTGCCCAGGCGGCTGATCTCATCTTACTCGAAGTGCTGCGCAAGAACGGTCCGGTCCGGTCCAGCAGCCTTGTCCTCCAGGGCGGGCTTTCACCCCACGTTTTGAAACGCATTATACAATTGATCGATGCCGATCTCGCCGGCGACCTCAGCCTCGACCGACTTGCCGCGGAGGCAGGCCTCAGCTCCTATCATTTCGCCCGTATGTTCAAACTGACCACGGGCCAGACGCCACACCGTTTCGTGCATGAGCGGCGGCTTGCGGTGGCTTACGAAATCGTCCGAGCCGGCAAGGTCAGTATCACCGAAGTCGCAGCCGCCTGCGGATTCTCTACACCGGCGCATTTCGCCGCCAGCTTCAAGGCGAAATTCGGCACGAGTCCGTCCGCTATCCGCGTCTGA
- a CDS encoding DMT family transporter codes for MAPLLFVLTVLIWGTTWYAIKLQVGIVPAEVSILYRFALAAILLLGLLALRRRLPPPPSKHWLTVGAQGLCLFCCNFLCFYYAAGMLPSGIVSVVFAMATLFNAANGWLLHGNRPSARVMLAGAVGLVGLVLLFADEIRALDTTPEGGLGLLLALTGTYCFSLGNFLSARHQRLGLDLPSTTAYAMVCGVAALGAIVLVRGLPLTFDPSPVYAGALLYLAIPGSVVGFLAYLALVGRWGPARASYATVLFPLVALTVSTLFEGYAWSAEAVLGLALALGGNLIMFGKPIRLHRIAQARQT; via the coding sequence ATGGCGCCGCTTCTCTTCGTTCTCACCGTCCTTATCTGGGGCACCACGTGGTATGCGATCAAGCTTCAGGTCGGCATCGTGCCCGCGGAGGTTTCGATCCTCTATCGTTTCGCGCTGGCAGCCATTCTGCTGCTTGGATTGCTGGCGCTGCGCCGGCGCCTGCCGCCACCGCCATCGAAGCATTGGCTGACGGTCGGCGCTCAGGGCCTTTGTCTGTTCTGCTGCAATTTTCTCTGCTTCTATTATGCCGCCGGCATGCTGCCGAGCGGCATCGTCTCAGTCGTTTTTGCAATGGCAACACTATTTAACGCGGCGAACGGCTGGCTCCTTCATGGAAATCGCCCAAGCGCCCGCGTGATGCTGGCGGGCGCCGTTGGACTCGTCGGCCTGGTGCTTCTTTTTGCAGATGAGATACGCGCGCTTGACACCACGCCTGAGGGCGGACTTGGGCTTTTGCTGGCACTTACAGGCACCTATTGCTTCTCGCTCGGCAATTTCCTCTCCGCTCGCCATCAAAGGCTGGGACTCGATCTCCCGTCGACGACGGCCTATGCGATGGTCTGCGGCGTGGCGGCGCTGGGCGCCATAGTGCTTGTCCGCGGCCTGCCTCTCACGTTCGATCCATCGCCGGTCTATGCGGGCGCGCTGCTCTATCTTGCGATCCCGGGAAGCGTCGTCGGCTTCCTCGCCTATCTGGCGCTCGTTGGCCGATGGGGCCCGGCGCGCGCCTCCTATGCGACGGTGCTGTTTCCGCTCGTCGCCTTAACGGTCTCGACACTTTTTGAAGGCTACGCTTGGAGCGCCGAGGCTGTGCTCGGTCTTGCTTTAGCGCTCGGCGGCAACCTGATTATGTTCGGAAAGCCCATCAGGCTGCACCGGATCGCCCAAGCAAGGCAGACATGA
- a CDS encoding ABC transporter permease translates to MKNHNRRLDIALVFAVAALMLLPWYRIEGGFFGLGWLSAFPGEASTAPGMLQIVQHGRWWLAIAALLVLLGGVARFLSDPAQRGTLLSWAGGLGLFVLALQGLAIGFSGWTWTVSESLFGALPVGQPSMGAGAVVIGLVFVLLFAFGLAERGILKGDAFVAGAIAMLVLLVTVFVFYPIGSMFVGAFQDFDGSFNPDGFISNIQDPSLWSLGCIAGAGHCGVAWRTLWLAIMTAAGSTTLGLCFALVTTRTRFPFKKGLRLLTILPIITPPFVVGLALTLLFGRSGVATQFVSSLLGLEPGRWLYGLTGIWIAQVLSFTPISFLVLIGVVEGVSPSMEEASQTLRADRWRTFWRISLPLMKPGLANAFLIGFIESMADFGNPLVLGGSHGVLSTEIFFAVVGSQNDPSRAAVLALVLLCFTLSAFLAQRFWLSGKNFATVTGKGDSGRHIALPHGLSIAVHAIVIPWMIFTIVVYAMILFGGFVRTWGLDNTLTFQHYIRAFSIGLRDDGGLAWTGVAWNSFWTTMEIALISAPLTAAVGLLTAYLIVRQRFAGRNLFEFALMMSFAIPGTVIGISYIMAFNLPPLEMTGTALILVACFVFRNMPVGVRGGVAAMSQLDKSLDEASLTLGADSFRTIRKIILPLLRPAITAALVYSFVRAITSISAVVFLVSAQYNMATSYIVGLVENGEYGVAIAYSSALIVVMVAVIAGFQFMVGERRLRRESRVGLAVPTAIAAGPIGQEKTA, encoded by the coding sequence ATGAAGAACCACAATCGCCGGCTGGATATCGCCCTCGTCTTTGCTGTTGCCGCTCTGATGCTGCTCCCGTGGTATCGGATCGAAGGCGGCTTCTTCGGACTTGGCTGGCTGTCGGCTTTTCCGGGTGAGGCCTCCACGGCGCCCGGCATGCTCCAGATCGTCCAGCACGGCCGATGGTGGCTCGCGATCGCCGCCTTGCTTGTCTTGCTTGGGGGCGTCGCGCGCTTCCTTTCCGATCCGGCGCAACGTGGCACACTGCTTTCCTGGGCTGGTGGCCTCGGCCTTTTCGTTCTGGCGCTTCAGGGGCTTGCGATCGGCTTTTCCGGTTGGACCTGGACGGTCAGCGAAAGCCTCTTTGGCGCATTGCCGGTCGGCCAACCCTCCATGGGGGCCGGAGCGGTTGTTATCGGCCTCGTTTTCGTGCTGCTCTTCGCCTTTGGCCTCGCCGAGCGCGGCATCCTGAAGGGTGACGCCTTCGTCGCCGGCGCCATCGCCATGCTCGTGCTGCTCGTCACAGTTTTCGTCTTCTATCCGATCGGCAGCATGTTCGTCGGCGCGTTCCAGGATTTCGACGGCTCCTTCAATCCGGACGGCTTCATCAGCAATATTCAGGATCCGTCCCTCTGGAGCCTCGGCTGCATCGCCGGCGCAGGGCACTGCGGTGTCGCCTGGCGCACTTTGTGGCTTGCAATCATGACGGCGGCAGGCTCAACGACACTCGGGCTTTGCTTTGCCCTCGTCACAACCCGCACACGCTTTCCGTTCAAGAAGGGCCTGCGGCTGCTGACGATCCTGCCGATCATCACGCCGCCCTTCGTCGTCGGCCTTGCACTGACCTTGCTTTTCGGCCGCTCCGGCGTTGCGACGCAGTTCGTCTCCTCCTTGCTCGGCCTTGAACCCGGCCGCTGGCTCTATGGCCTGACCGGCATCTGGATTGCCCAGGTGCTCTCCTTCACGCCGATCTCCTTCCTGGTTCTCATCGGCGTCGTTGAGGGCGTCAGCCCATCGATGGAAGAGGCATCACAGACGCTGCGCGCCGATCGTTGGCGTACCTTCTGGCGTATCTCGCTGCCGCTGATGAAGCCGGGCCTGGCGAATGCGTTCTTGATCGGATTCATCGAGAGCATGGCCGATTTCGGCAATCCACTCGTACTCGGCGGCAGCCATGGCGTGCTGTCGACCGAAATCTTCTTTGCCGTCGTCGGCTCGCAAAACGACCCGTCGCGCGCCGCAGTCCTTGCCCTGGTCCTGCTGTGCTTCACGCTTTCGGCGTTCCTGGCCCAGCGCTTCTGGCTGTCGGGCAAGAATTTCGCGACGGTGACCGGCAAGGGCGATTCGGGCCGACACATCGCGCTGCCGCATGGCCTTTCGATCGCCGTCCATGCAATCGTCATCCCCTGGATGATCTTTACGATCGTCGTCTATGCGATGATCCTTTTCGGCGGGTTTGTGCGCACCTGGGGCCTCGACAACACGCTGACATTTCAACACTACATCCGCGCCTTCTCGATCGGGTTGCGGGATGACGGCGGCCTGGCATGGACTGGGGTTGCCTGGAATTCGTTCTGGACAACAATGGAAATTGCTCTGATCTCCGCCCCGCTCACCGCTGCGGTCGGCCTTTTGACCGCCTATCTCATCGTGCGGCAGAGATTTGCCGGGCGGAATCTTTTCGAATTCGCGCTGATGATGAGCTTTGCAATCCCCGGCACCGTCATCGGTATCAGCTACATCATGGCCTTCAACTTGCCGCCGCTCGAAATGACCGGCACGGCGCTGATCCTCGTCGCGTGCTTCGTTTTCCGCAACATGCCGGTTGGCGTACGCGGTGGCGTGGCGGCCATGAGCCAGTTGGACAAGAGCCTCGATGAAGCCTCGCTGACGCTGGGCGCCGACAGTTTTCGCACGATCCGCAAGATCATCCTGCCGTTGCTGCGGCCAGCCATTACCGCAGCGCTCGTCTATTCCTTCGTGCGCGCGATCACCTCGATCAGCGCCGTCGTTTTCCTCGTCAGCGCTCAGTACAACATGGCGACATCCTATATCGTCGGCCTCGTCGAAAACGGTGAATACGGCGTGGCCATTGCCTATTCTTCGGCGTTGATCGTCGTCATGGTCGCCGTCATCGCAGGATTCCAGTTTATGGTCGGCGAACGGCGGCTTCGACGCGAAAGCCGCGTTGGTCTTGCCGTCCCGACCGCCATCGCTGCCGGCCCGATTGGCCAGGAGAAAACCGCATGA
- a CDS encoding NUDIX hydrolase, which produces MPNWFGADRSEEPESNSHGEQNGHQGDLIEHRHRTAMRTSVISPQKKMAGKKSRTFLGKLAEHYDALSQPCYEQCAALCYRPAPDGFQVLVVTSRESGRWIIPKGWPIEGKKDYQAAAQEALEEAGIRGKVKKKPFGYFTYLKKLDTGRQVPCIVQVHLLKVDGTEADFRENGQRRREWVSCYEAARRVQEPELKGLLLTLARKRDGQRN; this is translated from the coding sequence ATGCCGAACTGGTTTGGCGCGGATCGGTCAGAGGAGCCTGAAAGTAATTCGCATGGGGAACAGAATGGGCACCAAGGCGATTTAATCGAGCACCGCCACCGCACAGCCATGAGGACCAGCGTTATCAGCCCGCAAAAGAAAATGGCTGGCAAGAAGAGCCGCACATTTCTTGGAAAACTGGCAGAGCATTACGATGCGCTGTCTCAGCCTTGTTATGAGCAATGTGCGGCGCTTTGTTATCGGCCAGCCCCCGACGGCTTTCAGGTTCTGGTCGTGACATCGCGCGAAAGTGGCCGATGGATCATACCGAAAGGCTGGCCGATTGAAGGAAAGAAGGATTACCAAGCCGCCGCGCAGGAAGCGCTTGAGGAGGCCGGTATTCGCGGCAAGGTGAAAAAGAAACCATTCGGCTATTTCACCTACCTGAAGAAGCTGGATACCGGTAGGCAGGTGCCCTGCATCGTTCAAGTGCACTTGCTGAAGGTCGACGGGACGGAGGCGGATTTTCGCGAGAACGGTCAACGAAGGCGGGAGTGGGTCTCCTGCTATGAGGCCGCAAGGCGTGTGCAGGAGCCGGAGCTGAAGGGACTTTTGCTGACGCTTGCGCGCAAAAGAGACGGTCAGCGGAATTGA
- a CDS encoding ABC transporter substrate-binding protein, whose translation MGSVKIAAAALAASVTFGAYSAHAAGDLNLICSADVVICEMMKDRFEKGTDVRVNMVRLSSGETYAKIRAEARNPKTDIWWAGTGDPHLQAASEGLTQEYKSPLLDQLQDWAKKQAESANFRTVGVYAGALGWGYNTDVLQKKGLKEPKCWADLLDPSYKGEIQIANPNSSGTAYTALATLVQIMGEDKAFEYLGKLNANISQYTKSGSAPVKAAARGEATIGVVFMHDAVAQTVEGFPVKSVAPCEGTGYEVGSMSIIKGAKNLDNAKKWYDWALSADVQTHMKDAKSFQLPSNKSATVPKESPKFEDIKLIDYDFKTYGEPDKRKALLSRWDKEIGAKAN comes from the coding sequence ATGGGTTCGGTAAAAATTGCCGCGGCAGCGCTCGCCGCGAGTGTGACTTTTGGCGCCTATTCGGCCCACGCCGCCGGGGACCTCAATCTCATCTGCTCCGCAGATGTCGTCATTTGCGAGATGATGAAGGACCGTTTTGAAAAGGGAACGGATGTTAGAGTGAATATGGTTCGGCTGTCGTCCGGCGAAACCTATGCGAAAATCCGCGCCGAGGCGCGTAACCCCAAAACCGACATCTGGTGGGCGGGCACGGGCGATCCGCACCTCCAGGCCGCAAGCGAAGGGCTGACACAGGAATACAAGTCGCCACTGCTCGACCAGCTTCAGGACTGGGCAAAGAAGCAGGCAGAAAGCGCCAACTTCCGGACGGTAGGCGTTTATGCTGGCGCGCTCGGCTGGGGCTATAACACTGACGTGCTGCAGAAGAAGGGACTGAAAGAACCAAAATGCTGGGCAGATCTCCTGGATCCGTCCTACAAGGGTGAAATCCAGATCGCAAATCCCAATTCGTCAGGCACCGCCTATACCGCCCTTGCGACGCTCGTCCAGATCATGGGTGAAGACAAGGCGTTCGAATATCTCGGCAAGCTCAACGCCAACATCTCGCAATATACCAAGTCCGGCTCGGCGCCGGTCAAGGCAGCCGCTCGCGGCGAAGCGACGATCGGCGTGGTGTTCATGCACGATGCGGTTGCCCAGACAGTCGAGGGCTTCCCGGTCAAATCGGTCGCTCCTTGCGAGGGGACCGGCTACGAAGTCGGCTCCATGTCGATCATCAAGGGCGCCAAGAACCTCGATAACGCCAAAAAATGGTACGACTGGGCACTGTCTGCGGACGTTCAAACACACATGAAGGATGCGAAGTCCTTCCAGCTGCCGTCCAACAAGTCGGCGACGGTGCCGAAGGAATCGCCGAAGTTCGAGGACATCAAGCTGATCGACTACGACTTCAAGACCTACGGCGAGCCGGACAAGCGCAAGGCATTGCTTTCGCGTTGGGACAAGGAAATCGGCGCGAAGGCAAACTGA